Genomic segment of Dromiciops gliroides isolate mDroGli1 chromosome 3, mDroGli1.pri, whole genome shotgun sequence:
gaaagaaaagagggtgtTAATTGAAGGGAGAACATattaaaggaggcagtggtcagaagcaaaacactgatgaggagggacagggtgaaagggaaagaaaatcataaaggggaataatagaatggaaggaaaaaagttagtaatcataactgtgaatgtgaatgggataaactctcctATAAAATAGGAGTAGATAGCCATGTGGATTAAGAACCAGAATCCTACAAGATGTTGGTTaccagaaacacatttgaagcagagagatacacacaaagtaagGTTAAAAGGCAGGAACAgagtatattatgcttcagttgaagttaaaaaaaaaaaagtgtggggcagctaggtggcacagtggataaagcacccgccctggattcaagagtacctgagttcaaatctggcctcagtgatttggcacttactagctgtgtgaccctggacaagtcacttagcccccattgccccacaacaacaaaacaaaaaacaaacaatttttttaaaaaagcagggatagcaatccttatctcagacaaaggaaaaacaaaaatacatctaataaaagagataaggaaggaaactacatcttgttaaaaattatcatagacaatgaagtagtaaatactaaacatatatgcaccaagtgttaTGGGATCCAAATTCCcagagaagaagttaagtgagttacaggaagaaatagaaaaactaaATTACTTCCCTAAAAAATTGTAGAGATAGCTCACATTTCACCCGGGGATATGTTCCAGAGACTATATACTATTCCAATAGTTATCAAGAACAAAGGCACAGAGCAAACAGCAATACTCACTCCTGTACCCCTCACTCACCCCCAAAATATTCAAGATATTTCAGTATTATcctaaaagaaaaatcacatgTAAAAAGCCTGCAATATCAGGCACATTGCccctgtgcttagcatagtgcctggcacatatctggtgattaataaatgtttattcgtTGATTGCTTAGTCTATGAGATCAGTATTATCTCCTCCCTAAGCCATCGGAATCAAGGTCTTCAAgtctacagatttttttttttaaatcagaaaacaTTTCTATGGTTTTAGGTTAAATGTAATTAAGGCAGATTgacataggaaaaaataaaattactgaaGGAAATTGTCATTAGTCTTAGAGGCAGATGACCCCTTAATAGTTTTTAAGcattaaattacttttaaaacttCACTGTGACTATAAGAATATTAAGGACTTTTTATaactttggtggtggtggtggttgggagTTATTCATGCAAGGTTACTCGGAATGCATTTAAATGTGGCTTTTTATAAGTAGATTATTTTACTTCATGAGATATAAAActatgaaaaatttttaaaggaccaATAAATTTCTTTAATGGATGAAACTCCTGCTGCTGTATTgtcttcccttattttttttaaaaaaagttgagcTACAGTTCTTTATAATAACTATTATCATCAAATGGGACTATCAGGAAAGGACTCACAAGCACaaagattttacaaataaaatcatcattgtttATTTTCCAAGGGGACAACATCATTGATCATAGAGATTAAAGATAAACAAATTGACTTGTATATAAAAATTCCAGTTAtgaaggaaaatggggaaaaccTCATGTATTATAAGGTCCAAGCTAAATTTTGTCCTCTACTATGACTCTGCTCTCCATATCCTTTTGTCTTCCCTTAGAAGTACTGTCATTGAAATTTTTCCCTGTAAAGAGTGCCCAGTTTAGGGCAGTAGATGGATGACTCTAGATTTAGTAAAGTTTCAGCTCATCTTCATGAACTTACAAAGGTGGTGAAACTTTGAAACTTTTTGATGATATCTTCCTATTATAGACACATACATTGAATATTCCTGGGGAATTGGTCTTTAGTGATTATAATTCAGTTCTCTGAATTGAACTCATCTGAGAAGGTCTGTTGAAGAAGCTATCACTTTCAGTTGGcctataaaaaagaataattattggATGACTCCAGACATTTACACTTTTGGTAAAGATATAACACTTTTACcctcttttcccccatttttttcaggATAAATGAGAGTAAAGCAGAGCAGGTGTGAGTCATGGCACATCTACCTTGTATACATCTACTTATCAatcattcattttgaaaaaatatgtatataagaaCACAGTGAgtgccaactctttttttttttttaagcaggtgTGGTTCAGTTTATTCCttgattataaaaacaaaacaaataaactaaaagaaaacaaatctatgTGTTTTCCACAGCAGCTACCTGGGTCCTCTGTACAGACACCTGTGTGTGAGTCTTCACAAGATGGTTGGTGAATTCCTGATAGGGAGACTTAGTAAGCACAGTCTCTTTCCATAGGTCTGGTGTCAGGTAGCTATTTCTTTTGGAGATGGCATCAAAGTTAGCTTTAGCAACATTGCCCAGAGTGGCAGTATAGCCCCTTGCAGAAGTGTAGCAGTCATCAATTCCAACAACCAATAGGAGCTTCTTAGGCACAGGAGTTGAGACAATGCCAGTATCTCTAGGGGTGGGGATCAGGTGCAGTAAAACTGATACACAATGCCCAGTGACCTTGCAGGGCACTGTCTGGGGCTTGCCAACCTTGGTTCCCCAGTAGCCACATCTCACAAGATATAAGGACAGCTTGACCAGAATGATAGCACCACGAATAGCTGTGGCTACTTCCTTGGAGCACTTGACACCCAAGCCAACATGGCCATTGTAGTCACCAATGGCCACAAAAGCCTTGAACCTGGTACGTCCAACTCTAGTTTGTTTCTGAACACCCATGATCTTCAGAACCTCATCCTTCAGTGATAATGCAGGAAGAAAtctatgttctaagattcctTAATATGCAGGTAAATAAAGATAGATCTCCTTCAAAGATTTTATCTTCTCTTTGACTAGCTGGCCCAGCTTGGTGACAGGAAGGAATCCACTCCTTATCTCTGGCCTTTCCTCCCCAGGCCCTGTGGCTGCAGCCCCAGCCTCGACCATGGCCCTGACCTGGACCTTGGCCCCCACTTCTGAAGCCACCATGGAAAGCCCCCTCAgcctctgactccagggttacTCCTGCAGCACTGGTATCATCTGCCAATTGGTTCGCTAGAAGTAGAAGCAGTGGGAACTCTTTTCAAAatacaaatatagataaataaatacaaagaaagcacatacaaagtaatttatgTGGGGAAATGAGAAAGCCTAACAagtcagagaagggagggggtgaaTGAGAATATAAGGCCCAGAAGGGTGATACAGGAAGTCCTTGTCTAGAATGTGGCACTGAAATGAACTTTGAAAACTTTTAAGATTCCAGcagaccagggcagctagatggagcagtggatagagcaccggccctggagtcaggagtacctgagttcaaatctggcctcagtcacttaatacttactagctgtgtgaccctgggcaagtcacttaaccccaattgcctcactaaaacaacaaaaaaccccaaaacaaacaaacaaacaaacaaaaagattccaGCAGACCATAGTGGTGGGGGGGAACAATACTtgatgatcttgagcaagtcccttcatTGATCAGAGACCCTTGCCAGCACATAATTAATAGACTGCCTTATTTAGCAAAGATAGCTACCATACAACAAAATGTCTTTCAGTACATCCCACTTCTCCCCAGCGCCTTTGAAAATGAATAATGGTCAATAAGACCAGGACAAACTACCACAAAGTTAAGGAAAGATTCTGAGAATAAACTCAATTACCAAGAATCTCATGCATTCCAATGGAATATTAGCATGCCACTTCTTCATTGTTCCTAAAACTAGAAGGTTTAAGGGTTCTGAAAAAACAGCAGGAACATCTGAGACTTCCCTcatgataatatatttatatgggaGGGAGTTTGGGTTGTGTTGTACCACAGTAGTGAttatttcccctctttcccctccccattccacctACTCTAGGCTTatttccttattctctctctctctctaggttcAAAGGCAGACTAGTAGGTATTTTCTGGAATTTTCTTAGCTATTGCATAAATTGAAGAAACTCTTTCTCTTTAATTATACAGTTGCTCAACCTCGAATAAACGTAGAGAAAACTCTTCTCCCACAGATTAGGTTGTCCGTCACTACATCTGAAATTGAAAACTTACAAGTTTGGAAAACATTAGTGCAAATGGCTTGgcataggaaaataaaataaatcagtcaAGGTATTTGATTAGCAAACTCCAGCACTAGCCTGGTTCCTTCAATTCCTGTTCCCACTTGTTGGGAAGGTAGGACTTAAAGTTACAGGATTGAGCAGGTTTTAAAATGGCAGGGAGtttctatagttcttttctttgacaaaacagggagaagaaagaagctgTTAACTGAATTTCCCTCTCATCAGCTGCTGTTAACAGCTGGTTTTGTTCTCTCTTAGCTTTAGCCCACCACCGCCATCCCACCTGTCTTGTTCTCTGGTCTATGTAAGCATTGACTCACCCTCCTCTCACCTCCACACATGCTGCCCTCAAACTTAGATGAAAATGCTTTCTTTAAGATACTTGAATTCTCAGACAAACTGGGTTCTCTTGAAACTCTGCAAGCCTTCTAGAAAAAGGATTCTctatgatcctggaaaagtccCCCAAAGTGTCTGTGTTCCTAGGGAGGTCTTAGAAGCAAGAGAAAAGCAGAATGTGTTGAAACTAGCATAACTCCTTTAAAACACAGAGGTTTGTGTACACACTCTGCTTCTATATTCTACTTCTGAAATTGCTACATGTTAAAAAAGTCTATttgtgtgtgggtatgtataaCCTATGGGGTCTATAATCTGTGGGTG
This window contains:
- the LOC122747195 gene encoding 40S ribosomal protein S2-like, which encodes MGVQKQTRVGRTRFKAFVAIGDYNGHVGLGVKCSKEVATAIRGAIILVKLSLYLVRCGYWGTKVGKPQTVPCKVTGHCVSVLLHLIPTPRDTGIVSTPVPKKLLLVVGIDDCYTSARGYTATLGNVAKANFDAISKRNSYLTPDLWKETVLTKSPYQEFTNHLVKTHTQVSVQRTQVAAVENT